A genomic region of Phragmites australis chromosome 2, lpPhrAust1.1, whole genome shotgun sequence contains the following coding sequences:
- the LOC133908401 gene encoding F-box/kelch-repeat protein At3g61590-like, translated as MIGLMEDHGSWDSLSVDHIRAPAFNSGVVSEASNGSKEFSVSLDIVVPDDILERIFTFLPIASMIRATAVCKRWYDIIYSSRFLWTDMSPQRPWYFMFTSNETAAGYAFDPILRKWYDLALPYIDKSSCFVSSSCGLVCFMDNDNRNTISVSNPITKDYKRLLEPPGVTLPDYSTIAIKVDRLSHNYTITLAKSKQIPEDFVRWDFSVYQYHSWSGTWVTAVSEVFIGWRGGDDSVICDGVLYCLIHSTGVLGNVNPRHGLIMHDLVAGPSETSLMQMSVPVPCSLTCGRLVNLKEKLVLVGGIAKHNRPDIIKGIGIWELNEKQWHEVARMPHKFFQGFGEFDDVFASSGTDDLIYIQSYGATALLVFDMMQKQWRWSVKCPVSKRFPLQLFTGFCFEPRLDITA; from the coding sequence ATGATTGGTCTCATGGAAGACCATGGGTCATGGGATTCTCTTTCAGTTGATCACATTAGAGCTCCTGCATTCAACTCTGGAGTCGTTTCTGAGGCTAGCAATGGAAGCAAAGAATTCTCAGTTTCATTGGACATCGTCGTTCCTGATGATATTCTCGAGAGAATTTTCACATTCTTGCCTATAGCAAGCATGATAAGGGCAACAGCAGTATGCAAAAGATGGTACGACATTATCTATTCAAGCAGATTTCTTTGGACCGACATGTCGCCTCAAAGACCATGGTACTTCATGTTCACCTCTAACGAAACTGCTGCTGGGTATGCTTTTGACCCCATCCTCCGGAAGTGGTATGATTTAGCGCTGCCTTATATTGATAAGAGCAGctgttttgtttcttcttcttgtggCCTAGTTTGCTTCATGGATAATGACAACAGGAACACCATTTCTGTATCTAACCCTATCACTAAAGATTACAAAAGGCTTTTGGAGCCTCCAGGTGTAACATTGCCAGACTACAGTACGATTGCCATAAAGGTTGATCGGCTGTCTCATAACTACACCATTACGTTGGCAAAATCCAAGCAGATTCCTGAAGATTTTGTCCGATGGGACTTTTCGGTATACCAGTATCATTCATGGAGTGGTACATGGGTAACTGCTGTGAGCGAAGTGTTCATTGGTTGGAGAGGGGGTGATGATAGTGTAATATGCGATGGAGTCCTGTACTGCTTGATTCACTCCACTGGTGTTCTTGGCAATGTCAACCCCCGTCATGGCCTTATCATGCATGACCTTGTTGCTGGACCTTCTGAGACTTCGTTAATGCAAATGTCAGTCCCAGTACCTTGTTCTCTCACTTGTGGACGCCTGGTAAACTTAAAAGAGAAGCTGGTTTTGGTTGGCGGAATTGCAAAACACAATAGACCAGATATCATTAAAGGAATAGGAATATGGGAACTCAATGAGAAACAATGGCATGAGGTAGCTCGGATGCCACACAAATTCTTCCAAGGATTTGGTGAATTTGATGATGTTTTCGCCAGCAGCGGCACGGATGACCTTATCTATATACAAAGCTATGGTGCAACTGCCTTGCTTGTTTTTGACATGATGCAGAAGCAATGGAGGTGGTCAGTAAAATGCCCTGTGAGCAAAAGATTTCCTCTCCAGCTTTTCACTGGGTTTTGCTTTGAGCCTCGGCTCGATATCACTGCTTAA